In one Steroidobacteraceae bacterium genomic region, the following are encoded:
- a CDS encoding glycosyltransferase family 4 protein, with product MMRILWISHNVPFPPVTGALVRNYNLFRRIANRHAVDLLCFNQSALLSSNKQIELAAAELRKFAKSVEIVSIPAERHTLPRLLLYLRAVISKGGYSMNWLRSREMAQIITILVAKGQYDVIHLDTISLAIFVPLFRDYPIVLNHHNVESQVMATRCNVEHRLIHRTIYRLESSRLVDAEQEYCRLVSCNVAVSEADAAILRRLAPQSRVEVCENGCDVQHFTPHEKPAEQLCTLIFVGNFGWAPNVDAVEYFFNRIWPVLKVDAPGLRVRVVGAKPPALVSNVASLDSSVIATGFVDDLLAEYRHADICICPLRHGGGTKLKLLEAMAVGLPIVTTSVGAEGLDLIHGQHALIADDVQDFVQAIKKIRSNPDFAISLGRAARELAVSRYSWDSLAERLEKIYELSRAVSTLHRQAKS from the coding sequence ATGATGCGTATACTTTGGATTTCACACAATGTTCCTTTTCCGCCGGTCACCGGCGCACTGGTACGCAACTATAATTTGTTCCGCCGTATCGCAAACCGCCACGCGGTCGACCTATTGTGCTTCAATCAGTCTGCCCTGTTATCTTCCAACAAACAGATTGAGCTTGCAGCGGCCGAGTTGCGGAAGTTCGCCAAATCGGTTGAGATCGTTTCGATCCCCGCCGAGCGCCATACATTGCCCAGACTGCTCCTCTATCTACGTGCGGTAATCTCCAAGGGCGGATACTCCATGAATTGGCTTCGCTCGAGAGAAATGGCTCAGATCATCACGATTCTAGTAGCAAAGGGTCAATATGATGTAATTCATCTCGACACGATCAGCCTTGCAATTTTTGTTCCGCTGTTTCGTGATTACCCGATAGTCCTCAATCATCACAACGTAGAGTCTCAAGTGATGGCCACGCGCTGCAACGTGGAACATCGATTGATTCACCGAACGATTTACCGGCTAGAGTCGTCTCGTTTGGTCGACGCGGAGCAAGAATACTGCCGCTTGGTCTCCTGCAATGTTGCGGTCTCAGAGGCAGATGCTGCCATTCTCCGCAGACTCGCGCCGCAATCGCGCGTAGAAGTGTGCGAAAACGGATGCGATGTCCAGCACTTTACTCCTCATGAGAAGCCCGCAGAGCAGCTATGTACATTGATTTTTGTTGGCAATTTTGGCTGGGCACCGAATGTCGATGCAGTGGAATATTTCTTCAATCGAATCTGGCCCGTACTGAAGGTCGATGCTCCTGGGCTACGGGTGCGCGTGGTTGGAGCGAAGCCGCCAGCTCTTGTTTCGAATGTTGCAAGCCTCGACAGCAGCGTTATTGCCACCGGATTTGTAGATGATCTATTGGCCGAATACAGGCACGCGGATATTTGCATCTGCCCTCTCCGCCATGGAGGGGGAACCAAACTGAAACTGCTTGAGGCGATGGCAGTTGGGCTCCCTATCGTCACCACGAGCGTAGGAGCGGAAGGTCTGGACCTTATTCATGGCCAGCATGCGCTGATCGCGGACGATGTGCAGGATTTTGTCCAGGCAATCAAGAAAATCAGAAGCAACCCGGACTTCGCGATATCCCTTGGCCGCGCAGCACGAGAACTCGCCGTTTCGCGATACTCCTGGGACAGCTTGGCCGAAAGACTCGAGAAAATTTACGAATTGTCCCGCGCTGTCTCGACTCTCCACCGGCAGGCGAAATCGTAA